The genome window TCCCCAAAGTCCGGGGCAACCTCTTTCCTGATCAGATCGTTCACCGCCCCCCTGATCAGCTCAGCGATGGAAACATGCTGAGAGTGTGCCAGCCGTTTCAGAGTCCTTGCCTGCTCCTCGGTCAACTGTATCTGAGTGCGAACCATAAATAACCCCCATGATTACAATAGTGATTAAATGATAACACCAGGTCTTCTGCTCGTCAATTCAA of bacterium contains these proteins:
- a CDS encoding ribbon-helix-helix domain-containing protein — its product is MVRTQIQLTEEQARTLKRLAHSQHVSIAELIRGAVNDLIRKEVAPDFGEKRERALSIAGRFSSGRHDISEKHDRYLAEAIQE